The Nomascus leucogenys isolate Asia chromosome 23, Asia_NLE_v1, whole genome shotgun sequence genome includes a window with the following:
- the KCNA5 gene encoding potassium voltage-gated channel subfamily A member 5, with the protein MEIALVPLENGGAMTVRGGDEARAGCGQATAGELQCPPTAGLSDGPKEPAPKGRGAQRDADPGVRPLPPLPEELPQPRRPPPEDEEEEGDPGLGTVGDQALGTASLHHQRVHINISGLRFETQLGTLAQFPNTLLGDPAKRLRYFDPLRNEYFFDRNRPSFDGILYYYQSGGRLRRPVNVSLDVFADEIRFYQLGDEAMERFREDEGFIKEEEKPLPRNEFQRQVWLIFEYPESSGSARAIAIVSVLVILISIITFCLETLPEFRDERELLRHPPAPHQPPAPAPGANGSGVMAPPSGPTVAPLLPRTLADPFFIVETTCVIWFTFELLVRFFACPSKAGFSRNIMNIIDVVAIFPYFITLGTELAEQQPGGGGGSQNGQQAMSLAILRVIRLVRVFRIFKLSRHSKGLQILGKTLQASMRELGLLIFFLFIGVILFSSAVYFAEADNQGTHFSSIPDAFWWAVVTMTTVGYGDMRPITVGGKIVGSLCAIAGVLTIALPVPVIVSNFNYFYHRETDHEEPAVLKEEQGTQSQGPGLDRGVQRKVSGSRGSFCKAGGTLENADSARRGSCPLEKCNVKAKSNVDLRRSLYALCLDTSRETDL; encoded by the coding sequence ATGGAGATCGCCCTGGTGCCCCTGGAGAACGGCGGTGCCATGACCGTCAGAGGAGGCGATGAGGCCCGGGCAGGCTGCGGCCAGGCCACAGCGGGAGAGCTCCAGTGTCCCCCGACGGCTGGGCTCAGCGATGGGCCCAAGGAGCCGGCGCCAAAGGGGCGCGGCGCACAGAGAGACGCGGATCCGGGAGTGCGGCCCTTGCCTCCGCTGCCCGAGGAGCTGCCACAGCCTCGACGGCCGCCTCCCGAGGACGAGGAGGAAGAAGGCGACCCCGGCCTGGGCACGGTGGGGGACCAGGCTCTGGGCACGGCGTCCCTGCACCACCAGCGCGTCCACATCAACATCTCCGGGCTGCGCTTTGAGACGCAGCTGGGCACCCTGGCGCAGTTCCCCAACACACTCCTGGGGGACCCCGCCAAGCGCCTGCGCTACTTCGACCCCCTGAGGAACGAGTACTTCTTCGACCGCAACCGGCCCAGCTTCGACGGTATCCTCTACTACTACCAGTCCGGGGGCCGCCTGCGGAGGCCGGTCAACGTCTCCCTGGACGTGTTCGCGGACGAGATACGCTTCTACCAGCTGGGGGACGAGGCCATGGAGCGCTTCCGCGAGGATGAGGGCTTCATTAAAGAAGAGGAGAAGCCCCTGCCCCGCAACGAGTTCCAGCGCCAGGTGTGGCTCATCTTCGAGTATCCGGAGAGCTCTGGGTCCGCGCGGGCCATCGCCATCGTCTCCGTCTTGGTTATCCTCATCTCCATCATCACCTTCTGCTTGGAGACCCTGCCCGAGTTCAGGGATGAACGTGAGCTGCTCCGCCACCCTCCGGCGCCCCACCAGCCTCCCGCGCCCGCCCCTGGGGCCAACGGCAGCGGGGTCATGGCGCCGCCCTCTGGCCCTACGGTGGCACCGCTCCTGCCCAGGACCCTGGCCGACCCCTTCTTCATCGTGGAGACCACGTGCGTCATCTGGTTCACCTTCGAGCTGCTCGTGCGCTTCTTCGCCTGCCCCAGCAAAGCAGGGTTCTCCCGGAACATCATGAACATCATCGATGTGGTGGCCATCTTCCCCTACTTCATCACCCTGGGCACCGAACTGGCAGAGCAGCAGCCAGGGGGCGGAGGAGGCAGCCAGAACGGGCAGCAGGCCATGTCCCTGGCCATCCTCAGAGTCATCCGCCTGGTCCGGGTGTTCCGCATCTTCAAGCTCTCCCGCCACTCCAAGGGGCTGCAGATCCTGGGCAAGACCTTGCAGGCCTCCATGAGGGAGCTGGGGCTgctcatcttcttcctcttcatcgGGGTCATCCTCTTCTCCAGTGCCGTCTACTTCGCAGAGGCTGACAACCAGGGCACCCATTTCTCTAGCATCCCTGATGCCTTCTGGTGGGCAGTGGTCACCATGACCACTGTGGGCTACGGGGACATGAGGCCCATCACTGTTGGGGGCAAGATCGTGGGCTCGCTGTGTGCCATCGCCGGCGTCCTCACCATTGCCCTGCCTGTGCCCGTCATCGTCTCCAACTTCAATTACTTCTACCACCGGGAGACGGACCACGAGGAGCCGGCAGTCCTTAAGGAAGAGCAGGGCACTCAGAGCCAGGGGCCGGGGCTGGACAGAGGAGTCCAGCGGAAGGTCAGCGGGAGCAGGGGATCCTTCTGCAAGGCTGGGGGGACCCTGGAGAATGCAGACAGTGCCCGAAGGGGCAGCTGCCCCCTAGAGAAGTGTAACGTCAAGGCCAAGAGCAACGTGGACTTGCGGAGGTCCCTTTATGCCCTCTGCCTGGACACCAGCAGGGAAACAGATTTGTGA